The following are from one region of the uncultured Hyphomonas sp. genome:
- a CDS encoding enoyl-CoA hydratase/isomerase family protein — translation MSDSSVLVDTRDGAVWVTLNRPAALNAITPNVVAGITKALALAADPAIKAVVLIGTGRAFCAGADLKFVNDASQNDETATAQFLDSILDMMACLEACPRPVIAAVNGLALAGGLELVLCCDLVIAARSAKLGDAHANFGLLPGGGGSVRLPRKIGPTRAKYLMFTGEFLPAEDLVTCGLVNEVVDDSELMVAAERLVAKLGSKSSLVLRRMKTLVDDGLEQPKDVALRSELVVSEVHSHSHDQKEGLAAFEEKRKPSFLGR, via the coding sequence ATGTCAGACTCGAGCGTTCTGGTAGACACGCGAGACGGCGCGGTGTGGGTCACACTCAACCGCCCGGCGGCGCTCAATGCAATCACACCCAATGTCGTGGCTGGCATTACCAAAGCTCTGGCGCTTGCTGCCGATCCGGCAATCAAGGCCGTGGTACTGATCGGCACTGGACGAGCGTTCTGCGCTGGCGCCGACCTGAAATTCGTGAACGACGCATCACAGAATGACGAAACCGCCACGGCGCAGTTCCTCGACAGCATTCTCGACATGATGGCATGCCTTGAAGCCTGTCCGCGCCCCGTGATTGCGGCGGTCAATGGGTTGGCCCTGGCCGGCGGTCTGGAATTGGTGCTGTGCTGTGATCTGGTTATCGCAGCGCGATCGGCAAAACTGGGCGATGCGCATGCCAATTTCGGGCTGTTGCCAGGCGGTGGCGGTTCTGTGCGCCTGCCGCGAAAGATCGGTCCGACGCGCGCGAAATATCTGATGTTCACCGGCGAGTTCCTACCGGCCGAAGACCTCGTCACCTGCGGTCTGGTCAATGAAGTGGTCGACGATTCCGAACTCATGGTGGCCGCCGAACGTCTGGTCGCCAAGCTAGGGTCAAAAAGCTCTCTGGTGCTGCGCCGGATGAAGACGCTGGTCGACGACGGTCTCGAACAACCAAAGGACGTTGCCCTCAGGTCCGAATTGGTCGTTTCCGAGGTCCATTCTCATAGCCATGACCAGAAAGAAGGGCTCGCCGCATTCGAAGAGAAGCGCAAGCCATCGTTCCTCGGCCGATGA